The proteins below come from a single Candidatus Eremiobacteraceae bacterium genomic window:
- the thrS gene encoding threonine--tRNA ligase, with amino-acid sequence MTIKDQERDLAHMRHTAAHLLAHAVVDLYGPDVKLAIGPAIDNGFYYDFLKSTPFVPEDLERIEARMRELMVRDVAMTGSPISRADADAYYKKLDQPFKLDILAGIPPDEPLSMYTIGEFTDLCRGGHVERSSQVGAVKLLSLAGAYWRGDEKNPMLQRIYGTAFPTQAELDAYLKQLEEAEKRDHRRLGKELDLFSIQEDAGPGLIFWHPAGGRVREVIEEFIRGELRRRGYEPVHTPHAVRERLYEISGHLESFSESMFGPLELDEERYRVKPMNCPGHILIYKSRPRSYRELPLRLAEFGTVYRYERSGTLHGLLRVRMITMDDAHLFCTPDQLQAEFENTVDAALTVLKAFKFDDYRLFVSTKPPNALGDDALWERATEAIKTACDHAGLKYEIDEGGGAFYGPKLDVKVRDAIGREWQLSTVQVDFNLPQRFGLTYTGPDGAEHQPVMIHRALCGSLERFMGVLIEHYAGAFPAWLAPVQAVVLPISEDQLPYAERVAASLSSAGFRVDIDRSNERLQKKIRTQQMRKVPYMLVVGKSEVADGTVNVRSRAGDQATMSLEEFGIKLRDEVIAKT; translated from the coding sequence ATGACGATCAAAGACCAAGAACGTGACCTGGCGCACATGCGCCATACTGCGGCGCACTTGCTCGCCCACGCCGTCGTCGATTTGTACGGCCCCGACGTGAAGCTGGCGATCGGGCCCGCGATCGACAACGGCTTCTACTACGATTTCCTGAAGAGCACGCCGTTCGTCCCGGAGGACCTCGAGCGCATCGAAGCCCGCATGCGCGAGCTCATGGTGCGCGACGTCGCCATGACGGGCAGCCCCATCTCGCGGGCCGACGCCGACGCCTACTATAAGAAGCTGGATCAGCCGTTCAAGCTCGACATCCTCGCCGGCATCCCTCCGGACGAACCGCTTTCGATGTACACCATCGGCGAGTTCACCGATCTGTGCCGCGGCGGCCACGTGGAGCGCAGCTCGCAGGTGGGAGCGGTCAAGCTGCTCTCGCTCGCCGGCGCGTATTGGCGCGGCGACGAGAAGAACCCGATGCTGCAGCGCATCTACGGCACCGCGTTTCCGACGCAGGCAGAGTTGGATGCCTACCTCAAGCAGCTCGAGGAAGCGGAGAAGCGCGATCACCGCCGCCTCGGCAAAGAGCTCGATCTGTTCTCGATCCAGGAGGACGCGGGTCCCGGCCTGATCTTCTGGCATCCAGCCGGCGGCAGAGTGCGCGAGGTGATCGAGGAGTTCATCCGCGGCGAACTGCGCAGGCGCGGCTACGAGCCCGTGCACACGCCGCACGCCGTGCGCGAGCGGCTCTACGAGATCTCGGGCCACCTCGAGTCTTTCTCGGAGAGCATGTTCGGCCCGCTCGAGCTCGACGAAGAGCGCTATCGCGTCAAGCCGATGAACTGCCCCGGCCACATCCTCATCTACAAGTCGAGGCCGCGCTCGTATCGCGAGCTTCCGTTGCGCCTAGCGGAGTTCGGCACGGTGTACAGATACGAGCGCTCCGGCACGCTCCACGGGCTGCTGCGCGTGCGTATGATCACCATGGACGACGCGCATCTGTTCTGCACGCCCGATCAGCTGCAGGCGGAGTTCGAGAACACGGTCGACGCCGCGCTCACGGTCCTCAAGGCGTTCAAGTTCGACGACTACCGGCTGTTCGTCTCGACCAAGCCCCCAAACGCGTTGGGCGACGATGCGCTATGGGAACGCGCGACCGAGGCGATCAAGACAGCGTGCGATCACGCCGGCCTCAAGTACGAGATCGACGAGGGCGGCGGCGCCTTCTATGGGCCGAAGCTCGACGTCAAAGTACGCGACGCCATCGGCCGCGAGTGGCAGCTCTCGACCGTGCAGGTGGACTTCAACCTGCCGCAGCGCTTCGGACTGACCTACACCGGGCCCGACGGCGCCGAGCACCAGCCGGTGATGATCCACCGCGCGCTGTGCGGTTCGCTCGAGCGCTTCATGGGCGTGCTCATCGAGCACTATGCGGGCGCATTTCCGGCCTGGCTGGCGCCGGTGCAGGCGGTCGTGCTGCCGATCTCCGAAGATCAGCTGCCGTACGCCGAGCGCGTGGCGGCGTCGTTGTCGTCGGCCGGCTTCCGCGTCGACATCGACCGCTCGAACGAACGCCTGCAGAAAAAGATCCGCACGCAGCAGATGCGCAAGGTGCCCTACATGCTGGTGGTCGGCAAGAGCGAAGTGGCGGACGGCACGGTCAACGTGCGCTCGCGCGCGGGCGATCAGGCGACGATGTCGCTCGAGGAATTCGGCATCAAGCTGCGCGACGAGGTCATCGCCAAGACGTAG
- a CDS encoding isopeptide-forming domain-containing fimbrial protein, with the protein MLRSLVLVLAAAGAGWVAMATQPALAATPAGTIISNTASATYADSSGTSYATDSNTVVAQVQAVASLTVTPKETAVNPALDSYAVGNPVTRRFIITNTSNLTDAYTIQAASTTKGAITSISFVVPPSGPTIPVTVGSTVSPSVVPGGTMFVDVTVNTTGVPVGTSWYINLTAQTTVTGTANGLQSDTGQRWAIAVPGPNLSGVKKLVGGEPSIQAAPSSTVTFTISFTNSGGLPANNVVMTDVVPTGLHPILSSVLINGVPAGAQATLAGQTLTVTIPTVAAAQAITIQFQATVDPAAALGSTYVNTAQVSATGVGPFSSPPASVFVGTGNIVYDGLAGPAHPIASALLTITSSSGITPITLTGTGVAPNNPNANPYTTGGPGTYSFGFGPGQFGGAPGDSHYHLTITAAGYLNRQLDVMLHADPTGTLYTATIKALDGQQLAVPGGFTLTPGPVVLTDVFNILGNIPMFTAHPIQIAKTVDQQAVITGSRVIFAVAFSNASLATLTNATLVDTLPPGIAYGPGTALVDGVHQEPVVNGRTLTWTFGTLAPGASHTVVYAGLVLPQAVVNSTLTNVATLNAFAAGTDLAASAEASVYILSGGAFSYTIPITGRVFVDPGGLGTFVPGDQGVPNVRLYLEDGEYVVTDANGRYSFPAARPGMHVIRLDTTTLPAGVRPSPDALNIESPRSTTRLVHGILDTGLLQDINFALQVAK; encoded by the coding sequence GTGCTCCGCTCCCTCGTCCTGGTGTTGGCGGCAGCCGGCGCCGGTTGGGTTGCCATGGCGACCCAGCCGGCGCTTGCCGCAACACCGGCAGGCACGATCATCAGCAACACGGCGTCCGCGACCTACGCGGACAGCTCGGGGACCTCGTATGCCACCGACTCGAACACGGTGGTCGCGCAGGTGCAGGCGGTCGCGTCGCTGACGGTCACGCCCAAAGAGACCGCGGTCAACCCGGCCTTGGACTCCTACGCGGTCGGCAATCCGGTGACGCGCCGCTTTATCATCACCAACACCAGCAACCTCACCGACGCATACACGATCCAGGCGGCGAGCACCACCAAAGGCGCCATCACCTCGATCAGCTTCGTCGTGCCGCCGTCTGGGCCGACCATCCCTGTGACGGTCGGCAGCACGGTCTCACCCAGCGTCGTGCCGGGCGGCACGATGTTCGTGGACGTCACGGTCAACACGACGGGCGTGCCGGTCGGCACCTCGTGGTATATCAACCTCACCGCACAGACGACCGTGACGGGAACGGCCAACGGCCTGCAATCGGATACAGGCCAGCGCTGGGCGATCGCGGTCCCCGGTCCCAATCTCAGCGGCGTCAAGAAGCTGGTCGGCGGAGAGCCTTCTATCCAGGCCGCACCGAGCAGCACCGTCACGTTCACGATCTCGTTCACCAACTCGGGCGGACTGCCCGCGAACAACGTCGTGATGACCGACGTCGTGCCCACCGGCCTGCACCCGATCCTCAGCTCGGTCCTCATCAACGGCGTGCCGGCGGGCGCCCAAGCCACGCTTGCCGGTCAGACGCTGACGGTCACGATTCCGACCGTGGCGGCCGCACAGGCGATCACGATCCAGTTCCAGGCGACCGTCGATCCGGCTGCGGCGCTGGGTTCGACCTACGTCAACACCGCGCAGGTCAGCGCGACGGGCGTCGGCCCCTTCAGCTCACCGCCGGCCAGCGTCTTCGTCGGCACCGGCAACATCGTCTACGACGGCCTCGCGGGGCCGGCGCACCCGATCGCCAGCGCGCTCCTCACGATCACCTCGTCGTCGGGCATCACGCCGATCACGCTGACGGGAACGGGCGTCGCGCCGAACAACCCGAACGCCAATCCATATACGACCGGCGGGCCTGGGACGTACTCGTTCGGCTTCGGCCCCGGCCAGTTCGGCGGCGCGCCCGGCGACTCGCACTATCATCTGACGATCACGGCAGCCGGATATCTGAACCGGCAGCTCGACGTCATGCTGCACGCCGATCCGACCGGCACGCTGTACACCGCGACGATCAAAGCGCTCGACGGCCAGCAGCTCGCGGTCCCCGGCGGTTTCACGCTCACGCCCGGCCCAGTCGTGCTGACCGACGTCTTCAACATCCTCGGCAACATCCCGATGTTCACCGCGCACCCGATCCAGATCGCCAAGACCGTGGATCAGCAGGCCGTGATCACCGGCAGCCGCGTCATCTTCGCGGTGGCGTTCTCCAACGCGTCGCTGGCGACGCTGACCAACGCGACTTTGGTTGACACGCTGCCGCCTGGGATCGCCTACGGTCCGGGCACCGCATTGGTCGACGGCGTGCATCAAGAGCCGGTCGTCAACGGCCGCACGCTCACCTGGACGTTCGGCACGCTCGCGCCCGGCGCGTCGCACACGGTCGTCTATGCCGGCCTCGTGCTGCCGCAAGCCGTCGTCAACAGCACGCTGACCAATGTCGCCACGCTCAACGCGTTTGCGGCCGGCACGGACCTCGCCGCTTCGGCGGAGGCATCGGTCTACATCCTGAGCGGCGGCGCGTTCTCGTATACGATCCCCATCACCGGGCGCGTCTTCGTCGATCCCGGCGGGCTGGGCACGTTCGTTCCCGGCGATCAAGGCGTGCCCAACGTGCGCCTGTACCTCGAAGACGGCGAGTACGTCGTGACCGACGCCAACGGGCGCTATTCGTTCCCGGCCGCGCGCCCTGGCATGCACGTGATCCGGCTTGACACGACGACCTTACCGGCCGGCGTGCGGCCGTCCCCCGATGCGCTGAACATCGAGAGCCCGCGCAGCACCACGCGGCTCGTCCACGGCATCCTCGACACCGGGCTGCTGCAAGACATCAACTTCGCGCTGCAGGTGGCCAAATGA
- a CDS encoding peroxiredoxin, with protein MCFKRASSRAPRSGRLPPMARPRALRTVTLRRRSRRARSAPMVGRQAPDFTLADQDGVPVTLSDVLTRSRAVLIFYVLDHTLGUYIQLAAVRGDADRYAAAGVDVFAINGASVRSHRAFRRRHGFTARLLSDRDLKVSAQYDAVKRFGPFRYIDRTVVGIGRDGRIAFYERGFPKTDEILAGLSGAEHEPGTR; from the coding sequence ATGTGCTTCAAGAGAGCCTCAAGCAGAGCGCCAAGAAGCGGCCGGTTGCCGCCAATGGCAAGGCCAAGAGCGCTTCGAACGGTCACGCTAAGAAGAAGGTCGCGGCGCGCGCGTAGCGCGCCTATGGTCGGCCGGCAAGCGCCTGACTTCACCCTGGCCGACCAGGACGGCGTCCCCGTCACGCTGTCGGATGTGCTCACGCGCAGTCGCGCGGTCTTGATCTTCTACGTCTTGGACCACACCCTCGGCTGATACATTCAACTCGCCGCCGTGCGCGGCGATGCGGACAGGTACGCCGCGGCGGGTGTGGACGTCTTCGCCATCAATGGCGCGAGCGTCCGCTCCCACCGTGCCTTTCGGCGGCGCCACGGCTTCACCGCGCGCCTGCTCAGCGATCGAGACTTGAAGGTGTCGGCGCAGTACGATGCGGTCAAACGCTTCGGTCCATTTCGCTATATCGACCGCACGGTCGTCGGCATCGGCAGAGACGGCCGCATCGCATTCTACGAGCGCGGTTTTCCAAAGACCGACGAGATACTCGCGGGGCTTTCCGGCGCGGAGCACGAACCGGGAACCCGATGA